From the genome of Fibrobacter sp.:
GACGTTCACCATCTTTGCATCGGCGAAGTCTGCAGCCCCGAATTCCTTGCCTACCGGCCAGGCTTCGAGATCGGCAACATCAAATTCGGCGAGGTGCTCGCGAACAGCGACATCGGCCTTCTTGAAGTGGCCGATTTCAGCCTTGTTGGCGCGATGTTCTTTCTTGAGACCAAAACCGATCTGGACGGCAGTGTAACCATCCTTTTCTTCTGTCTTGTGGCAAACGACCACACACGGACCGGCTTCGAGAACCGTTACAGGAACGCATTCGCCCTGTTCCGTGAACACTTGGGTCATTCCCAACTTCTTTGCGAGAATACCATTCATTGTTATTAGACCTTAATATCGACCTCGACACCAGCCGGCAAGTCAAGTTTCATGAGGGAATCTACAGTTTGAGGAGTAGCATCGATGATGTCGATGAGACGCTTGTGAGTCCTGGATTCAAACTGTTCACGAGAAGTCTTGTCAATATGCGGAGAGCGGAGCACCGTATATTTCTGGACTTTCGTCGGGAGGGGAATGGGGCCCGCGATACGGGCGCCCGTCTGCTTAGCTGTATTCACAATGTCTTGAGCAGAGCGGTCGATCATACGATGATCGAAGCTCTTCAAGCGAATACGAATGCGTTCACCAGCCATGATATTTCCTTACTTGATGATTTCGGTTACGGAGCCAGCACCAACGGTACGGCCACCTTCACGGATAGCGAAGCGGAGCTGCTTTTCCATGGCGATGGGGGCGATCAGGTTCACGTGGATGGTAACGGTGTCACCCGGGGTAACCATCTCGACACCTTCAGGGAGCTGGATGGTG
Proteins encoded in this window:
- the rplC gene encoding 50S ribosomal protein L3, which produces MNGILAKKLGMTQVFTEQGECVPVTVLEAGPCVVVCHKTEEKDGYTAVQIGFGLKKEHRANKAEIGHFKKADVAVREHLAEFDVADLEAWPVGKEFGAADFADAKMVNVSGISKGHGFSGAIKRHGFHSGPRSHGTHNMREPGGTSAHSYPGRVFPGKRMPGQYGNKKVTVKHLQVVKVDGDRNLIFVRGAVPGAKNSIIVVRKD
- the rpsJ gene encoding 30S ribosomal protein S10 → MAGERIRIRLKSFDHRMIDRSAQDIVNTAKQTGARIAGPIPLPTKVQKYTVLRSPHIDKTSREQFESRTHKRLIDIIDATPQTVDSLMKLDLPAGVEVDIKV
- the tuf gene encoding elongation factor Tu (EF-Tu; promotes GTP-dependent binding of aminoacyl-tRNA to the A-site of ribosomes during protein biosynthesis; when the tRNA anticodon matches the mRNA codon, GTP hydrolysis results; the inactive EF-Tu-GDP leaves the ribosome and release of GDP is promoted by elongation factor Ts; many prokaryotes have two copies of the gene encoding EF-Tu), with product TIQLPEGVEMVTPGDTVTIHVNLIAPIAMEKQLRFAIREGGRTVGAGSVTEIIK